The Spinacia oleracea cultivar Varoflay chromosome 2, BTI_SOV_V1, whole genome shotgun sequence DNA segment CGTCAACCTTTCGTCCactttcactacaagaaattccCAAAAATATATTAATGGAGATGCAGTTCACCACacacaaaaaatataaaaaataatagagcAAAACTTTAATCAATCTGAAACATGAAAAGaagatttaacaacaacaaaataatgcagaattataacataaaataaaactcattccaaaaCACGAGAGCAGAAGTTAAGGTACAACCGTACAAGTACTGGGTAAAACACCTAACAGCTTGCAAAAGCTCATATCTGGAATCAATCTCAGTTCTAATCCTAATATACCGTTTAAGGAGATACAAAGGAGCAAAAGAGTAATTCACAGAAGCTATTAAGTATTGACACTTAACACTGAAATGATGGCATACATAAACAAACAATTcgtaataaaaattgaaaaacataaGGATAGAGAAGATGAAGCATATGAAGACCTTTTACCATCGGCATTGAGCGTTCAACAAAAACAGAAATAACACTGAAAATTACGATGAGTGACGTGTAAcataaaacttaaaaaaaacaaagaagtaGAATCCTACAACAGCACCAGACATACGCTTTAGTGATGGCAAAGGTGTTGTGCTTCCCAGATGAATCCAGAAAGACATTTGCCTTCACCACATTGAGCCCGAGATTTTTCAGTGCACTCATCTGGAAACCAGATTGTAAGGGGTCACATGATAGTCACATGAGTACCATAGCAGAGAAATCACACTAGTCCATATATACAAAtaagtaaaaaaaacaaaacaatcaaAATCAGATATATGCatattgtgtgtgtgtgcgtatgTGAGTATAACAAAAAGCAATATGAGTACTTGGTATCATACAGTATCAAGAAGAGCACCCAAACGATCACCAAAGGTTATCTCCACAATAGTGGCATTAGGATCCGAATCCTGATCAATTATAACTTTTGGGGTAGGAACATCTTCCGTGTCGCGGTAGCTTCCATCCTGACACCACCAAAAGAATCAATCAAACCTGAAATTCAGCTATcttaatttttaaaaattcaaccaaaaCCCATAAATCGAGTAAATACCTCCACAGCAGTAGTCAAGGATGATTGTGGACTAACAGTGATTGGCGCTGTCAATACTGGGAATCTGTTGCAAAGAATACTACtttcaattctatgctaaacaACATAATTAACAATACCCAAATACCCAATTAAAtgttttaagttttaagtatgaaaataattttttcattAATGGCAAAAATTATGCTACAGTATCTACAACAACAAGTCAACAACCCCTCAAAAAATTCTACTACAACATTATGCTGAAACCCATATTCATCACAAAAACAACGAAGAACATAATTAACAATGCTTAATTAAAGTAATTAACTAAGAAGATATTAAAAGTTCGGTCGTGGATGTCAACTAGTTTAAATGATTAAAGTGTTGGTGACAATAAACCAATGATCAAAGATTGAATCTCGTCTACATCATTACATTTAACACTCACTCTACAGCCAAACAAGAGAGAGAGAAACATACTTTTGCCGGGGGGAAATGTAGAGCCTCCGAGAAGAGAAACCAAACACGGCCTTAGAAGAGAAAGGGATTTCAGTACTTCTACAAAGAGTATGAGCTCTTGATAAGCTTCCAGAAGCCATGGCAACAGCCATATTTGCTAAAATCGATGAAATTGAACAACTAAAATGAAGAGAAAACTTAAAACCAAGATCTGCAAAAGAAATTGGTGAGAATAAAAGAGGGGAGAATTCTAGAGGAACACGGGAAAGTGATAAAGAAGGAAGAAATGGACGAAACTGAATTCGTGGGGGCGAATGAAAGAAGAATATGTAGTGCAGTTGGATGATGTTACTATTGGATTATCCGCCATGGGTGCGTGTAGGAGAGAGAACCAAGAAAGAGACTTTTTGTGTGACAACAAAAATTGGACatttttttcctaaaaaaaaatataataaaaacaaataaaaacaaatggacttcttttaccttttcttttttttaaaaaaaacaaactatTATAGGAAGTACTAAAAGTTGTATTTTACCATACAAAAATTACTCCTCGgtccttttttaaatgacataaTTTTTAAACACGTTTGTAAgtatgatttcaaacattaatatcttcaatttaTGGGggaaaaagttataaaaagttgatatttaaaaaatatttattgagacgaatctaataagatctcacatgactatgtttttttcttaagtatctCTATTCATAAGAGACCTCATGAGGTTGTTAACGTAAATAAACTTTTGGTATCCTCTATAGAAAAGACTAAAGCACCTCTTTTAACCACAAGTTATATTAACATTGATTATTAAATACAATAGAAAgacaaaaagaaaaattagtCTGCATACCAATTTTATTACTAATAAGAACAACACAATTTTTAGCTTTTTATATAATCTCGCATGCATTGCGTGTATAAAATACTAGTAAATCACAAAAGAAAGTTAAATGAGCTTGTGTGGATAGTGTAcaaaactcaattgtgtcatataaataaaaACAGATGAAGTATTGTCTCCACTTAACGGATTTCATCCTAAAATTCGTTATGAACCCAAATCATCATTTACCCTCTCTTTTCCACGATTTTCCTTCTTCCTCTGCTCTTTCACTTTCTTTAACCTCATTTCACACAGAAAAATCAATCTCCCTCCTTTTCTTTAATTTCTTTGCATTCGTAGCTTCTATTAATGAGTTTTTTTTGTCAATAATCCTTTTCAGTGATAATTACTATATAAACGAAAGACTATATTTTCCTTTATATGATTTGAAACAAAGTAGCCAGCTTAAttaataaggaaataaaaaCTAAGTTAGTCTCTGACATATGACTAACCTAACTCATCCTTCTGGATTATTGTGGAGAACAAATCGTTAcaagagttaaaccaataaatCATAGAAGGATGATTATGACCGTAACTTTTCCATAAAATTCGTCGTCTGATTTGCCTCCCGAAAACAGTGGTGAAAAGAgaccgactcgaaaattgaaagatcTTTCTCCACATCAGCAATAATGTTAAAGATCGTCCAAGAGATCTTCGATTGTCGCTTGATAACGTTGATGGTGCAAATTTTGTTGCCTTCAACAATGAGGTCCCCGAGAACAATGGCTCCTTGATACCTTCTCGAAGCGCCAAAAAGTATCCTAACAAGATTCTCGGGTTGGATCCAATGAATTTGGCGTCTGGAAGATTAAGGGTAACGAAATGATTTCTAATAACAGACCTTAGGGTTGAGTTCCCATTTGAGAGAAGGGAACCATCAAAATTTAGCTTAAATTAGCTAGGGGAAGGAGGGGATTGCcaataaatttatttgtttgaGAAACTCTTGTCTTTTAAGCTAGACTTTGACGGGGAGATAGTTGGCCCAGGTTTTCTAAATCCAAAATTTTTGTGAATGGCCAATCTTTATAAAACTTTTTTAATTAACTCCACTCCTTGAATAAGAGTAACACTTTCATTCCTAAAAGTAGTATTATTATGGATAAATCATACAGTCCACCACACAAAGGATATTTTGGCAAGAGAATTTAACCCTAATGCATCTTTACAATGGTCTAAATTAGAAACTAGGTCCATGGAATGATCTAAAGGTAATGGCTTTGGCCATTTATCTTCTTCCTTTAAAATGGCAAAGAGGTCTATGGTGAAAGGAcatgaaaacaaaaaaaatgagaaGTATCTTTTCGATGATGGTTATAAAGGGGGCATTCAAGATGGACAAAATATAACTTTTATTCAAGCGTTCTTTTGAAGTAAGTCCATCATTGCAAATTTTCCACAAAAAGTTTTTAATTCTTGGAGGAATATCGAGATTCCAGATCCATGTATAACTAACTTTTGGAGGAATCAAAAGTCATAATCCTTGTGCTAACCAAGCTTCTGATTTTGTAGAAAATATACCATTAGGGATGAGACCCCCAAAAAATTTGTCGATGTCATTACTAGAAATTGGAATTGAAATGGTTGCTTCTAATAAATGGGAAGGAATTAACTCTTGAAGTTTAGGAATATCCCATTGTTTTTCCATTGTAATAAAGTCGCTAACTTTGATTAGATACGCATGATAAGGAATTGGAATTAGATTTATAATGCGGAAGGATTAACCTAATTGTCATgtcaaaatataaatttttgcCCCATTGTCCACTTGTCATCTAAGTCCTTTTCGAAATAAAGGACGAATTTTCATCAAATTTTTCCATTGCCACGAGACATAGTCCGAAGGAACATACTCGAAAGTACTTTTATCTTTCAAGTATTTCTTGGTTACTAGTTGCACCAATGATTTTACGGTTCAGTTAAGATTCTTCATAAAGGTTTCATTTGCATTACTATATTGTTTGCTTccgatttcaaaattcaagcccCCCGTGGAATTTTGGTTTACAAATGTGATCTCAACCTATTAAATTGGGAGATTTACTAGTTGAATCTTTTTCCAAAAGAAATTGTTTATTTGAGTAGGAATAGAGAAGCTTTGCATTTGAAAGTTAGCCTTAATAACTAAAGTTGATTGTATTAGCACTAACTTCTCTGCTTGGAATGGTGAATTTTCCTTCCACTTAGAAAGTTTTGAATCTATTTTTTGAGTATTATCAGCAAAAATCTCCTTAGTTACTCTTTTATCTATTATGGGGCATCCTAATATTTCCTAGTGAATTAGATTGCTCAATGTTGagaatagctttgaattccTGAATTTGGTTATCATTAATTCTCTTTGTGCATTGGAAAGCTGATTTATGGTAGTTTACTAATTAAACAGACATTGAGCATTATTTATTGAAAATTTTGTCTTATGAGTAAGAAAACTTCCGCTGAGACTTCTGCAAAAATGTGATTTGTAAATAGTGCAAACAACAtattattttcgtaattaaatatgtaagaaaagggaaaaaaaaccaATAATGCAATGCCCGAGTCATTACatgtataattataataattcctttttgcaaaaaattaaaataagcaTGATTAACTCctacttttataaaaaaaaaaaaaaaaaaaaaaaaaaaaaacaaataataataaactaatcTTATATGCACGCAATGCGTGGAGgagtaaataaaaagaaaaatcacGCTATTATATCTAATGAACACAATAAACATGTAAGAAAAATTGTTCACAAATTTGTTCTTAAGAAAACAATTATAACCTTTGCTTGATATTTTTGATTGTAATCCGTTAATATTAAGCAATAATTTTGATTGGGATTTTTTTTGGTGATGGCCGGGGAATTTTTGGTGTGTGATTGGAAGTaagattattttaattattcttGAACAACATTTTCGTATTTGATGTTGCCATATGCGTCCACTTTTGGATGCAAATTAATGGAGGTTATAACAAAGGAAATGTTGACTTTTTGATTGAATTTGCATAATTATATATCCCTTAGTTTAAGtactactagtcttatatggaCGCGATTCGTGAGATTAACACACAAACTAAAAATTGTGTTATTACTACTAATTACCACAAAAATACGGAAGAAAATTGTTCACAAATTTTGATCACCTAAAGAACAAATTTCGTATGTAGCATATAAATGAAACCCTATTGAAACCTTTTAATGAAGTGTTCAACATGAGGCAGGAGAATAGTACATTGTATGCCCTCACCCtaccaaaaaattaaaatgaaaacaaacagtaaaaaaaagttaagatatagaaaaataactaAATTTGACTGAAATATAAAACATTTGTTTAACATCTAAAAAAACATTTACCAAATTTGCTTAGTTCTTCCTCAATTAGTGTAATTGAAAGTATCATAATTACGAATCAATCGAGCTCGTAAATCATGTGGTTGTACACCGCTAGAGAATAAATGCATAAAGGTTGGATAATGGTACTTCGTCATCCTGTAAAAGTATTTTATAACAAAAGTATAATTAATAACATAAAATGACACAATACATGAACACTTATACCACGTAAAAATAAGTTATGTAActgaataaatttaatttacagTGATAGAAATTAATAACTCTCAGGTCACAATTCGCATACAACATCATTGAAaagtattttaaaataaaattattgaaGTACTTAGAAACACGACTAACATTGTCGTAACGAAATATTTATTGAAATACAATTACATTTATAACAAAGTTGGGAACTAAAAAACTTTATCCTAATCATAAGACCCAAGCAAAGGATTCTCTCGAAGGAAGGTCTAAGGTCGTAACTCATTTAATGTAAGTTATTCAAAAGTTAAAGCCCACTAAGAGACCCTTAATCCCTAGTCTTATTGAAACATCATTCACACTCACTCTTCTCTCTTTCTAATAACAACAACATCCTCAATAAAGAAGAAGCAACTTTGAGCAAAAAGTGGCGACAACAAAAGACTTCATATAATTGTATATCTTCATTTTCTTTCCTAAAAAATCCcgcctctctctcctccccgtATGACCCGACTCTCTCTCCTTTTATAGTTCTCTCTCTGTTGAGTTCTCTATTTCTTGTCGAAGCGCCAATGATTAGAACCGGCCACCAAGCACATATGTATTCCTCCTCGACAATGATGTGGAGTTTTGGAGAGGAACACGATATTAGGTTTGTTTGATTTACTCTGTTTTCTTTGGATTGTTTAGACTTATATCACTGTTATTTGTGGCAATTATATAATACCCGGATTTTAAGCAGCTTCTAATCTCATGTTAAGCATATTTACCGTCTTGAAATCGTCTTCAAATTTTCTTTTAAATCTAACTTGAGACTATGGTTTTGGAATCACATTAATTTGATaagtaaatttgaaatttttgtgaTCTCTTGAATTATTCCTCTAATTCAAATTAACTCTTGAATTTTTACTGCAAGGAGAATTTTGGAAACTAATTCGTTTAAAGATTTGATATTTTGTTATGTTAAAAATAATATGTTTAAATTCAAGGATTAACTATGAAATTTAGATTTCTATGTTAAATCGAATTAGTGAAAATATATTTAACTTTGTAAATTTATTTTCCTTAACAATTCATCAAATTAATAGAATGAGGGCAATTATTTTGGGAGAGTTGTCTAGAGAAATCTCCTCTTATTTTACTCACACACTCACGCATCTCACTCTCTCCCCGAGTTCTCTCCTCCCTCTCCTCGGTTCACCGCCCTTCCTCTCCAATtcaactctctctctcttctctgtATCGTCGTTTCCGAAACTCCCCTGGATGGCCGCCGATTAGGTGGTTAGTTAAAGATCTAACTTGTGGGTTTCTTAAAGTATATTAAGAATTTATAATGAAAACTATGAGGAGGAACTTTTTGAGAATTGGAGAAAAGAGTTTAAGGTGATTGTGGGATTTATTGGTTGATTCTCGGCGTATGtgaaaattagaaattaattatCGATGTATGTGGAAAGATGGTAAATTTTCCTCATCTTTATTGTGACTGTTCAGGGACTCTCGGCCACCATAAAAGCTAGAGTtagggggtgtgcacactagagGTTATTGAAATTAGTTGGCCAACAAAGACTGAATGTACCGTTAGGGGCTCCCAAGTACATCTCAAATAGACTAATAGGTTCTCCTTGGTCTATCTTTTCTAGATTGTTAGGGACTCGGAATCTACATAGAATAGAGAATTACGGGAATTTGGGATATAAGAGATAATGTTTATACGATTAGAGAAGAGCCCAAATAGAAAACCATTAGTAAATCTCAATTACTCGCTTAATACTAACATAACTCAGTcgttttatattttgttattcaaagtTATTTGGGAATGATGTCTTGAATTTCGTGTGTACTCTTTATTGGTGTATTATTTTAGGTTACTTAAAAGTTTACATGAGTTTTCTCAAGACTCGATTAAGGTAGGGTTATGGTACTCAGCTTTTGTTGACACGTGCATTTCCTGTTTGTTATTTTGTTGTTCTCACATCTGGGATTGAACCTGCGACGACCCGTTTTATTATGGTGAGCAGATGACTATTATGTCCACAGGTGTTGTTGATTTCATAAGTTACTTCGAATGAGGACGACAATAATAGAAGTAAATGTTACAAAATGAGTTTTCAATCGTAAATTCTTAATAGAAAATTTAATTTATAAGTTTTATATAATTGTCAAGTTTTAATTGAGTTAACATAAAAGGGTTGTAatcttgattttattttattgatcttgagatTTTGTAGCTTGTATTTGCCACTAGTTAATGCGGCGGTAATACTCCGATTATTTATTATTGCTTccgtttatgtttaaaattacaCAGGTTAAAATTCCCATTTTGGATGAATGTTGGTGTTGTTGAATTTATTTcaggtttttttaaaaaataatctcaaatctggGTTTGTTCGATTTTTGAAACTCTGCTGGATTTTGTActcaaattaatattttattattctaAGTGATATTTTAATAGGGTCTAGaatcggggtgttacaaattaTCAATCACATAATGTTAGAATATATGGCAATGTATTCTCATTTATTACAAATAATATCTTTGATTGTGATTGATTGCCTTTGATTGTAATTGATTATATATTGTTAGTCAAAGTAGCCTAATTTAGGTAGAATGATTGGCGTAATTTAGTGAAGCATAATAATCGTCACGATACGCTCATTGTACAATGTATATATGACATATTCAGGAAATAATTCTTCTGGTATAGCATTTTGGCAATTATCACAAATTTCGGGATATTTATTTgataatttttgtttcttttgacTTTTATAAAGAGATTTGTAATCGGAATATTTTACAAAAGTTTGTATGATGCTTCCTTGAAAAAATTGAGAGATATTACAGTCGTGATTGTATCTGTCAGCCTGTCATTACCTATTTGTAACGGAATATTGCTAGCGCTGTTGACCTTTTTTCCTGTAAAATTGTATAATTGCACAATTGCTTTTTTATGCGTTGGACTTTCATAATTAGT contains these protein-coding regions:
- the LOC110785211 gene encoding ACT domain-containing protein ACR11, translated to MAVAMASGSLSRAHTLCRSTEIPFSSKAVFGFSSRRLYISPRQKFPVLTAPITVSPQSSLTTAVEDGSYRDTEDVPTPKVIIDQDSDPNATIVEITFGDRLGALLDTMSALKNLGLNVVKANVFLDSSGKHNTFAITKAESGRKVDDPELLESIRLTIINNLLQYHPESSEQLAMGATFGITPPKQEVDVDIATHISIVDDGPNRSLLYVETVDHPGLLVDLVRTIADINIFVESGEFDTEGLLAKAKFHVSYRGKALIKPLQQVIANSLRYFLRRPTTEDASF